The genomic segment TGCTCAACCAAACTCTATCTATacgaattattaaaaattaaaagaaataaacACTATAAATGAACACAATatgattaatattaatataacaTTTGATTCATTTCCAcacacatatatttatttatttattattattattattatttattacgtTAAGATAACGTGGGTTCTGTTTTCATGGGCCACCGGACCTAGGTTGTGGTCACCCAAAGCTATTTATCCAAACAAGTTACCAAATTGGGTTTGGTTTGAATTCAATAAATGGGAGAAAAGGGCAAAAAGTCAAAATTAGGGTTTTGGTACTCAAAGAAAGTGACAGTACTAGAAAAGAGGTTGTTATTATCCACTAAGGTATTCGTGGCAGTGAAAGGATGGAGATTGAAATCTTGGGCCTACACATAATCCCCTTTCTACCACGTGGCATTTCTCTGTTACGTTGCCTCGCTCACCAAATCACGCCGTATAACAGAAACAACCACCGATaccaaattatttttattttttttcgaaaattaagTAGATATTGGTTGCTAATTATATGGGTCACATATATAAGATGAGAGAGaaaagatatttttttaaagaaaaaatttaattttgaggTAAAAATTAAGGGGAAAAAGAAAAGCCATGGTAAGTGTGTGAAAGAATGAGAAATCGTCGTCCAAGAAGATACACACGATACtcttgtatgtatatatatgtaggaTCTATATTTGATTATGATGATAATATTATGGGATTAGGACTTCGATTTGTGTTTCCTCTCCGGGATATAAATATGCATGTGTATCTACGTCAGAGATAATACATACGGACGTCATAGATAATTCATTCACGTGGTCTTGTTCTGTAAATTACTCTGTTTCTTTTTTCCGTTTTTCCCATTTGATTTCGCTTTTTTACTTCCGAGGATTCTGTTTGTTTGTGGGAAATATTCTGCGGTTACGTTCGATCACGGGTCTTTTTGACGGTTGGTTTTCtttatatacacacacaaaggGCTCTGTTTCAGCCCAAGACTCGTTCTGCGTATTTGATTGCGAAAGAGACAGAGAGATTTTAGAGAGTGAAAATGGACGGACGGAAGAAATCGGGTTCTTCATTCACCTCTGACCTTTTCGGGTCCAAGGATTCTGATGTTGCCGCTTCATCTTCTGGGATTTTCGGGTCCATTTTTGCGCAACCCGCTAAGGTAATACAgacttttctttaaaaaaatgataataattTGCAAAAATATTTGGGTTCTTGCGTTTTAGGTAATTGGATTTCCTGATTCGGTAAAAATGCTTGTTTGGTCCGGTAGGACTGTTAGTATAATAACATTTGGAATTGAGGTGTCGGCTGTTCGAAGCTTTTCTAGGTTGGTGAAAGATAAATAGGTACGTTGTTTCAACACTTGTGCTGGTTATCAGGATGTCTAAGAAACTTTGTTGGCAACTAAGTTCAGTTTTCATGGTAGATAACATGAAGGGATGTGATGAAATtacatatgtgtgtgtgtatatatatatatatatcatcttTTCCTTACTCTGAGGGAGCAGAATCGAAAGTTTTTACTGCATTAATCTAGCTTGCCTTTTTTTGCAATAAATCTCGATGTGTGATGATGATTGTTAAAGCCTTGAAGTAATCCCGTGTTTAATTGCTAAGAATTTAACGGGTTCTTCGTAGAGGACTGATCTTTTTATGGCAGGTGACATTCATTCATGTGCTACCGTGTATGCATTCTATAATAAAGTCGTTAATTATACTTGTCCGATGCTTTTTTCAATGAGAAAAGCGCGTATCTCACCTAATATGGTAGAATTTTCCAAATTGGTGCTTGTGACTGAGATCtgttcttaatttttttataatggcTTCAGACAACAGGCAATGATTCTCTGTGCACGCCAGAGAAAGAGAAGAAGCATGATCCTGGAAGTCAGAGTTGGACTAGCAAGACTGCTGTTTCAGGTATGTTCCAATCAAGATCCTCATTTCTGCTGGCAGATTAAAACTCTTCAACAGAAAACGTatgattgttttatttttatgctCCCATCTTTCTACGGCCGATTTAATGTATTTGCGTTAGGCAtaagatgattttttttaatgaattatGAGTTAACCGTTAGAATACCAAATGCATTTTGTCCATCCATACAAAATATTGTCGAATATTTAGTTGTAGTCAGCATATGTCTAGTAGTTGTAATTAGATTCTTTTAGGCCCTGCTAAATTCAACTGACGAGTATTTGACATATTGCATGGATGCTGTTGAAACGGTTGAATTTTTAATCTTGGATGTAATTCTTCAGTGACGCTTGGTAATGCTGTAAATGGTGAAGGCAACTTCCAGAGGCCGGAAGGCAAGGATACAAGTTCGTTTTATCCGGTGGAAAATGTGCATCCTTGTCATTATAGCTCGTCGATTTACTATGGTGGCCAAGACATTTATTCTCGACCTCAGACTGCCCAGAGCACTGTGTTCACCACCGTGAGTAGGCTTGAAGTCCATTCGAAGGAACATGAAATTAATAGTTTTTGTAGCAAGTTGTACAATTATGTGGCCTCTTTTTGGAGACTTTTCCATCATCATTTTAATAAAACCTCTATTTAAGAGAAGCATGATAAATGCTAATACTTTAGGTGAAGTTGATATGCTACCCCAGAAAACGGGAAAAGATCATAGTGATTTAAGAAACATAtttaatacaatatatatatatatatatatatatatatatatatatatatatatatatatatatatatttcatcgCTGGTTCATAAAACTTTTATTCCACGCTTCATGACATTGAACAACATCTACTAACATTTTATATCCAGCTTTCATGTACTGTAAATCTGGATTTGTCAAATGGACTGGAACTAATGAGGCGTTAGCATATTTTTCAGTTCAATAAAGATGGAGGAGAAGATGACTCAGATGGTGCTTCAAGAGGAAACTGGTGGCAGGGTAAGTTATCCATCGTTGTTAAATTATGTATGGTACCAAGCAACGATTTTGTTCTGAGATTTTATTTTCTCTCGGCAGGTTCTCTTTATTACTAGGAGCTCGTCTCCATTAATACAAGTGAATTTTCATATACTTAGGTACAGGCTGACTCTTGGGATTTTGATGTAGATTGTGAATCAATTTAGTTTGTTCGAAAATCATCAACAGTTTTTTTAGCTTATTATCTGTTTataaatctttttttttcccATTTCTTCGTAGGAAGATACAAACGCAGGGCATCGACAGCAGCATAGCAGTTTAATTTAGACAAAAAGTAACCTTAGCAAAGGACTGGCATTTGTTGCCTCCATTTGTGTTGCTTAGGCATCACTATTATTATCCTATGTAATTGTATCTAGCATCTTTTTTATTTGTGCTATATAATGTAAAAGATATGTAACTTGATGCTTTTCGAGCCAATTTAACTGCTGTATCTTGCTATGAACTTTTGCTTCTCCATTCAAGGTATTGTGTGCGATATGCTCCACCTGATTTGCTACACCCCGTGGGCAATCCGGCCTataacattttgtgtgccttacACCAATCCGATGGCTATAACTATGTCTTCCGGTGTTCCGTATCCTTTACCTAGTATGTAAGGCTATGCTTCTAAAGGGTGTCCCGATCTTTTAACGCTCTGTCGGAGACTGGTAAATATTCCAGTATTAATATTTCGAGTACGGTAACTTTTGCGCATTGTTTCGTTGGTTGGGTCCTATGTGGTATCGGAACGTTTGATAAGTGGATTTGAAAGCAACGGTGACAAAGTTTTGTTTTTTATGCACGTAACTTGGAATGCGTTGTCCAAATTCAACTTCCAACTAAATATCTTCCTCTTGAGAAAATCCCAACCACAAAAACAGTGAGTCGTAAGAATAAGAATGTTGCCTGAATCATTTGGGGAACGTGGTTTGGTTTTGTAGTTATACTGGATAGGGTAGGGCCGAAGGATGCATTTACATAAGCGATAACCCGTAGATTAGAACGCTCATGAGAACACTTCATATCTCATGACACTGAACGCTCCATATCTCATGACGCTCGGAGCTTAGCATTTCGTTAGACAATGTCAGTTTTACGttagttcaaaagattcatttTTTATGAATCGAGTACCATTCAAATAAAGGGTGAATCTTGTCTGGGAATCAGGTGATATTATAGGAACACAGGTACGAGTTTTAAGGATATGCCTGCCTGCCTGCCTGCCTGCCTGCCTGCCTGCCTGCCTGCTGATGGATGGCACTAGAATGCGAATAAAGATGGGCAGTGCTTGGTGGAATGTCACTGGTTAAGTGCATTTcagtaataatattttatataaataaatttttatggatAAAATAAAAGAAGATTTACCATATATCTAATGCATACTCGATTTCTCTTTTATAATGTGTTATGATTATCCATTGCCCTTCATCCAAGACCGGAAACGAAAATATTGGTGGACCAATATTTACCATATATGTACACGATGTTggataatcatatatatattattgggTTGTATTTATTGGGTTGTGTGTGATAATAAGTATTCCAGTGTGAGTGAATGAAAATTGGATAAGGGGACATGAGTTTGTTCCACGTGTACAAATTGACGTTTGCATGTGTTAATTTATATTGTgttataatttatgaatgttTAAAAATGATTGATAAAAAATACTCTTTCATGTACTGTGAAAGATATGCAAATCAATGATCCAATTTGCATTGAAAAAATGTTTAACTTGGCTGCAGGCGTATGAGCGTGGACATGGtgaattcaaaatatattttattaacgAAAAAGAAAGAACTTAGGGGAAAAGGGGGCAGGTGGGTGCGACCGTCCCATTTAATTTCATTGTTTaacaatataaaattaattatatttttcacgTTATTTCCTAATATTTGTTCTTATCCTGCTAgaactttttaaatttttttgtcaCTTAGGTTTTTATTTTCTGGCCCGTCTTGCCACTGGGCAAAAGTGAAATCGATGCGCCACTTTATTCACCTCTAGTTGGTCTTTGCAGGGAGTTATTGCAAGTATTTTGTCGGGAAATAATAATCTTTATTTTCTGGCCCGTCTTGCCACTGGGCAAAAGTTCGTATATATAAAGTATttcttttaatataatataaattgtaCACACACAAgaatttgatgtatattatatttgtttttaaatgtatttttgtgTTTGTGAAATTTGGACTGCTCGTCTTAGACTCTTAGCAAAGTTCTTCAAAGCCTTACAAAGCATGCAATAAAATGTAAGCATGTTTAGTATGAGATTATaagtacaaaaatatttttagtttttattataattttaaacatATCAAATCAATTAATAGATTATATAACACATAAACACACAAATGTtaacaataaatccataaagTTATCAAAACTATGCATTTCAATCCAAATTGTATCTACAACGATGATCTGTCAAAAGTATATCTCCATGCCGGTCTCTCTCTTTTCTCTAATCGTATACAGATTGGGCCTAAAATTCATTCATGGTCATATCAAGCCCATCAAGAACATCATGCGACCAAAGCCCATTACCAAATTTATGGCCCAAAGAAATGCCCCACCGTTATCACTGGCCACGGGCCATGACCAAACCCATTCCACACCGGATGGCAAGGAAACTCCACAACTACATTGCTAAAGCTGTTGCACGTACAGCACGGATTTTAGTTTTGGAGGTCAGTGGGTGACTGATCAGGCTGCATCAATCTCGAAGATTACAGGGCACGGACTCGACAGTGAGTCCGGAGCATTTTTCCGGCAAATAAAATTCATAGCTAGTTAGTTCCTTTATAATCATGTCAAATATGTTCACATTTCTTGTGCTTCAATAGCGTATTAGtcacatttttgttttttcacAATCAATTTATGAAAACAACAACTCTTGTTAAATTATCTCACAGACCAATTTTGTGATAAAATTCTCCAACCGGATctaatttatgaaaaaatattattttttatgttaaaaaaattacttttcacTTTAAGCAAAAAtttggttgactcgtctcatcaCAAAAAACAGTTATCAAATGGATATAAGATTAGTTTTATAAGAAAAAATATGATCAACTTCATGTGTGACGAATTGACAATAGATGTTTGGACCAAAAATATAGGCCGAAACTTAAATGACGtaaatatttcatatttttatgtttatgaaaatcttaCGTCATAAATACAAGAAGAAAATcacgtcaaaaaaaaaaatacaagaagAAAATACGTGATAAATATAGCTAGTAACAGCTTATTATGTGCATTTTCAAAATCACCACCATGTAATACGCTATTTTACAAACCCCGAATCACTATCTGattttgtaaagaaaaattTCATTTAGAAATTTTGAGAAATATATATTCCACTTGAAGCAAACGAGAATGAACCATATAATAAATATACCCATCCTTCATTATAAAGCAAAGTAGCCTACACATCGAGTACCTCAACTtttttcccaaaattctatCGCAAACAAACGAGAGATCGCCCACGAACTTTGCTAGTAAAGTAAAAGTTGTGATGAGACACGAATGCATCATAGGAAGTTTGGAATATGTATGTACAAATAATAACaacaaacctaaaaagcaaagTGATAATTGCCACATTTCATGCAACAAGGCGTGCTACAAATTTTGCCCCCTCACAATTGATGACCTTTGGACCAATTTTGCTTTTTTAAGGTAGAGACACGCCCGTCTTTACTTTGTGCGTTGTGGTCTTTCTTTATGAAAAATCCCATTGATTGTATTTGGAACGATAAAATGTAGTTtcctaaaataatttattatatatagcAAGACTGAGAGAGCATGCAATAAAgtgaacatatatatatatatatatatatatatatatatatatatatatatatatatatatatatatatatatatgtatcacatgagaccgtttcacggatcataacctgtgagacgggtcaaccctatctatattcacaataaaaactaggcaaaaacttgtgtgagacggtctcacgggtcgtatttgtgagacggatcttttatttggattatccatgaaaaagtattattttttatgctaagagtattactttttattgtgaatatgggtagggttgacccgtctcacgattaagatccgtgagacggtctcacatgagactcactctaaaaagtattactcttagcatgaaaaataatattttttttatagattacCAAAATAAAAGATCagatctcacacaaatttttatcttatTTTATATCACCACTTTTCATCTTTTGTCATATTAAAGAGTTTTGATATATACTACTATTCATGGAAATGATGACAAAAGATAATGTAATTAATGAAAGTTGGTGTATCATTAAGTATCCTTGACTTTGAACTATTTAAATTTCGTTTTCATTACCTATAAaaataacttgtaataattGGATTACTGATATCCACTTTTAGTAAACAATTAATCCTCATTGCCTGAATTTAATAACCCCTTTGTATCGTTTTTAACTTGAAATCCAATTATATGAACACGAATgataaataattcaaaaaatGGAAGCAATCAAGAATCAAACTCCAACTGTGTTTGCACATGCAAGAACGTGTGAGGTTTATTTGTCAACACTGGGGATATTAAAAAGTCCAAAAAAGGCCACCCCGAGTGGGGTTACATGATGCTCAAAGACGAGAAAACTTCGTGTTTTCCTTCCAAATAAATTGAAATtttcatttatgaaaaattCAACTTGATCCAACTTTATTATCAAAATTCAAGATTAGTAGTTGATCGTATGAGCTAAGATGTGTTTAAGCACGAGACATAAAGGACGTTTTCTTTGGAAGCAGAATCGAAAAGAGATGCTTCGCTAAGTAAAGGGATTCAAACTAGaactatggcaatgagagaAGGCTAATTGCCCTAATCAAAGGACCAAACTTAGATAAATAGATCAATATCAAATAAAATGGAATTTGAAAAGAAacaattacttgtttttaatatGTATACGAAAATGGCATAAACAAACCACAATACATGTCATATATATGATACCCTTATCTcatattaattgaaaataacAGTAAACTTCTATAGCAGTTTAAGTCAATCATTTTTGTAAAGCGCAAACAAAtacgaaataatttttataacaaCATATTGTGCGGTTGCGGAACTGAACACGTGGCACGACAATATCAACTATCTTTAATGGGGTATATTGATATAAGCATAGTTAATGCAATATATGGCTAccattaaatatataattataatagcAACAGTTATTAAATTTTTGCTGCAATAATTGAGTACACATGATTTTTGACCCCCACGTCCGCAGACAAAAATTTACGAAATATATAGGGAGGGTATTATGATTAATTTAACTAAATGGTATGGGAGACACGTTTTCTATTTGATGTATAATCCATAAATTCAAGAGGTTTTTAGTTTTAAAAATTagaaatgtattattttattacatagaGTAAGatgttggatattatttgacgtaaattgtaattttcgatagttttatttttgaaatcgATAATAACGCGGAGAGAATATGGCTACTGGAAATGGGCCTACGAGCATATAATTGTTGGGCCCCACGGCCCACATAAAATTCTAGGATCAGCCCCACCTAACCAGTTGATTATGACCACCCGTCTACTGCCACCTCATTTATAACCGTCAGATGATCTTGTTGTGTATATTTATATGGATTTAAAAATCTACAAATGGCCGATGGTTTTTTAGTGCATACTTTGAATGTATTTGTGGATTTATGAACAAGTTTTGTgattatataattataaatttatacaATTACCATTTCTCATTCTCTCATGTTGGCTGCAGCGAGTCATCATTTCCCGGGGATTATTATTTCTCTTTGTACGTATAATTTGTACATTGTGATCTGATCTGCACAGCACGCTTTTTTCTTTCTAGAGCTTCGTGTAGTTGCAAGAAGAGTTCTTGCTTTTCCGACGCTGCTATTCCTATCTTTTCTTACGGTACAAGTCCCATTTATTTATTCCGACGTGATTTATATGTATAACGAAAGATTGATGGGTTTTGTGTTTTCAACTTGAGTATGGGTGCGGAAACACTTAATGTGGAAATCTTGGTTACGGAAATTGATGTTCATGGTGGTAGGATTCTGAGACTAGTTTTACTGATACTTCTTGATTTTGTTGAAGTTATTGTCAGTTCTTGTTCTCGATTGTAGCTTCGATGCATGGTCAGTCTGGTGCTTTTTTGCTGTTCTTGAGGTTCTGCCTGTTTGGATCTTTGATTTTCTTTTTCTGGACACGAAATGCTTGGCTACTTGGTTGTTGAGTTAGATTTTGGGATACTCCTTAAATTTCTACCCCAATATATAATGTGAAACTCGTAAATTCCTTCTCAAGGTTATACAAATCTTTAAAGATTCTTGCTTTCTGAAGCGCTCGTGAAATCAAGTGGGTAATGTCGGTGGATGTTTTATTAAACGCCGCACTTCAAATACTCATAAAATCAAGTGGGTGTGCAATTATATAGTTGATTCCATTCTCTGCTGAGCTTGAGTTATATGTTACCTAGATGCTGACGTTTGTTGATGAAACGTGAATTTTCGGCTCCCCTTTTCTTCCGTTTCCAAGTCTAAGTTAAAGAAATGGTAACTTACAAAAGATTCCTGCCAGTTAGGTTTTGAGCTTGCTTACTGTGGTTGGAAGGTATACTTTTATACAGAAAGCGAAGATTGTTTTATAGCTATAATCATTTGAATTCTCGTCTTGTGCGTACGGGCATCTCAAATGTATATCTTTTTGTGGGTGTCTTTTTCTAAATAACAATGTTCCTCTGTTAGTAATGTCAAAAAACGTATTCCCTGTGATTTTCCATCAAAATAATAAGAAATTTTCTACATAATGTAGAGCATATCCGAGAAACAAATTACAGATTTTGGTCTTTGTTGTATTTGCATGTTTCATTATGTTAATTTTGAAAATGGGTGAGTCTACATGAAACTTGAAGGCTTTGACCATAGGGAAATCTTATCACTTTTGTTTAGCATAGCTTATGCTTTATACTGCTCTACACTAAGCTTATCACTTTGTCAGCAATCATTCTTACAGCACTGGTAAGATTGCAAGTTTCAGAAAGGACTGTCAGGAACTCGGTGGAGATGTGATATTGTGTAACATGTCAGGAAACGAAGTCCTTGAAGAGTAGAAATATTTATGCGAATGGCACAAATCTTAGAGCAGAGAAGTTTGACGCGTGAACAATCTATAAATGCCGTTAACAGAAAGATTTCATCATGCTTGAAGGAAAAAGATTCACATTTTCAAGACACACCGGACGTCAAGCATAAATTTAGTCGGCCATTTCTGGATCCAAATAGTAAATTTGCTCAAACCAAAAGCACTGAGCATGTGATCCAATTTAAATCTTTTGAGAATAACCGAAAATCAATGCTTGGAAATAAGGTGTGTAATGATGATGAGCTTGTCAAGCACATGTCAAACGTGCCTTGCTTTCTGCAGCAAGTGGGGAAAGAGAAAAATATTCAAGAGAAGGCACTAAATTTTGGTGTTCTTGACTGGAAAAGGTTGGAGAAATGGAAGTACAACGAGCGCATGCCTGTAAGAGTTTACAAGAAAAATTCATCATCTAGCACAGGTTCTATTTGTATGGCAATTGGACCACCTAAAATGAGTCCCAATCTTAGAAAGCAACCCTCATCACTGGGTTTGAATACCAGTTCGTGCTTTGGTTCACCACAGAGAAAGCCACTTCCATCACAAAGATCACATCTCAATTCATCAAACATGGAAAGAAAAGACACTTATTGCAAGGAACAGAATTCTTTTGAAGGCATCAGACAGCTGGGAAACCTGGAAACGCCTAGCCAAGAATTTCAAGGTGTCCAACAGAGCACTGTTGATAGTCCCCGAAAATTTCATCAGAAAGTAGAGAGTTGTGACAGTTGTTGTTCGGAACCTAATTTGAACCAAGTCAAGATAAAGGATATGAAGAAAGAAAACGTCCCCGAAAGGAAACCTGGGTCCTCAGAGCAGGGAAAACATAATATGTCACTCGCTTCAAATGATACAATCAATGTTCAGAGTAAAACGAGTGAAAAGAATTTGGATTATGGAGTGAACTATAGTCATATGGGTTTCCCGGAGGAGCTGCAAAATTTTCTCTTAGTATCCAAACATTTTCCGAAGAGGAGTTGCTCAGAAAGTTCTCAGTTTTCAGAACCAAGGATGTCTCTTGATGGACAATTGGCTGAAGCAATGGGAAACAGATTTTCTAATTGCTTCTCTCCTCGGGAATCTGGAGAATTTTCTGAACACGTAATCCCAATTCCATCTGAAGCTAAAGGTTTGTTAATCACACATGAAAAAACTGCGAAACAATCACTTTTAGCTGAGGCTCCAAAAAGACCAGATGCTAAGCAGCCTACTGTTAAAGGAAGACATCCGTCCCCTACTCGGTTCAGCTTTGGACTTGGAAAAATGAGGAGTTCTAGTTTTAAGGAGAGTTTTGCAGTTCCACAACTATGTTCTACACATACTGCCGTCAGATCTGGTCCAGTGATGGAAGTTACCACTGGCGCAGATAGCATTGATAAAGAAAAAACGAATTCAAGTGGTAAGGGTAGGTCAAGCCCTTTGAGGAGGTTGCTAGACCCATTGCTAAAGAAAAAAGAATCTCAACCTACCAGTATTGTTCAGCCACTAAATGGAACTACTTCGAAGAGTTTTCTGCAGCTCTCGTTGAAGAATGGGCTCCCTTTCTTTAAACTTGTAGTCGAGAATAGCAGCAAATGCATGCTTGCTGCCGTTGTTAAGAAGTTGCCAGCGTTTGGAAAAAGTGATCACAGCATGGCATATACATTCTATTCTGTTCATGAGGTAAGAAAAAAGAACAAGACTTG from the Primulina eburnea isolate SZY01 chromosome 3, ASM2296580v1, whole genome shotgun sequence genome contains:
- the LOC140825593 gene encoding uncharacterized protein — protein: MDGRKKSGSSFTSDLFGSKDSDVAASSSGIFGSIFAQPAKTTGNDSLCTPEKEKKHDPGSQSWTSKTAVSVTLGNAVNGEGNFQRPEGKDTSSFYPVENVHPCHYSSSIYYGGQDIYSRPQTAQSTVFTTFNKDGGEDDSDGASRGNWWQGSLYY
- the LOC140825595 gene encoding uncharacterized protein produces the protein MRMAQILEQRSLTREQSINAVNRKISSCLKEKDSHFQDTPDVKHKFSRPFLDPNSKFAQTKSTEHVIQFKSFENNRKSMLGNKVCNDDELVKHMSNVPCFLQQVGKEKNIQEKALNFGVLDWKRLEKWKYNERMPVRVYKKNSSSSTGSICMAIGPPKMSPNLRKQPSSLGLNTSSCFGSPQRKPLPSQRSHLNSSNMERKDTYCKEQNSFEGIRQLGNLETPSQEFQGVQQSTVDSPRKFHQKVESCDSCCSEPNLNQVKIKDMKKENVPERKPGSSEQGKHNMSLASNDTINVQSKTSEKNLDYGVNYSHMGFPEELQNFLLVSKHFPKRSCSESSQFSEPRMSLDGQLAEAMGNRFSNCFSPRESGEFSEHVIPIPSEAKGLLITHEKTAKQSLLAEAPKRPDAKQPTVKGRHPSPTRFSFGLGKMRSSSFKESFAVPQLCSTHTAVRSGPVMEVTTGADSIDKEKTNSSGKGRSSPLRRLLDPLLKKKESQPTSIVQPLNGTTSKSFLQLSLKNGLPFFKLVVENSSKCMLAAVVKKLPAFGKSDHSMAYTFYSVHEVRKKNKTWIQGSKSKSCELGCNILGQMNVSSIHIPKSCAKNSDGCAVRECVLYGVDKEQVDNKEPEFLPGKEMAAFVLQNSRQKLNDKELNDNKKSYQDENTNSAVVILPDGVHGMPNKGAPSSLISRWRSGGSCDCGGWDVGCKLRVLTNHNKKGCKILESSMSCSTVDHVSLFVQGREQNSKPAFNLEAFSNGFYSLELDCSISLLEAFATCVAFLTCQKFSEILDPNIPGHILEAIIGTCKPKTTTTTTTPLS